The Granulicella cerasi genome segment CCACGACCCGAGATCGAGAAGATGTCTTCGATCGGCATCAGGAACGGCAGGTCGACCAGACGGTCAGGCTGAGGAACGTTGTCGTCCACGGCCTGCATCAGCTCGTCGATCTTCTCTTCCCACTGTGCTTCGCCGTTCAGTGCGCCCAGAGCCGAACCACGGATCACGGGAACGTCGTCGCCCGGGAACTCGTACTTCGACAGCAGCTCGCGAACTTCCATCTCGACCAGGTCGATCAGTTCAGGATCTTCCACCGCATCGCACTTGTTCAGGAACACCAC includes the following:
- a CDS encoding GTP-binding protein codes for the protein VVFLNKCDAVEDPELIDLVEMEVRELLSKYEFPGDDVPVIRGSALGALNGEAQWEEKIDELMQAVDDNVPQPDRLVDLPFLMPIEDIFSISGRG